One genomic region from Vitis riparia cultivar Riparia Gloire de Montpellier isolate 1030 chromosome 17, EGFV_Vit.rip_1.0, whole genome shotgun sequence encodes:
- the LOC117903958 gene encoding MDIS1-interacting receptor like kinase 2-like produces MASSTLQKMLSLVSLLLLVMLISSDHVSSYSNEETQALLKWKASLQNHDHSSLLSWTLYPNNSTNSSTHLGTATSPCKWYGISCNHAGSVIKINLTESGLNGTLQDFSFSSFPNLAYVDISMNNLSGPIPPQIGLLSELKYLDLSINQFSGGIPSEIGLLTNLEVLHLVQNQLNGSIPHEIGQLTSLYELALYTNQLEGSIPASLGNLSNLASLYLYENQLSGSIPPEMGNLTNLVELYSDTNNLTGPIPSTFGNLKHLTVLYLFNNSLSGPIPPEIGNLKSLQGLSLYGNNFSGPIPVSLCDLSGLTLLHLYANQLSGPIPQEIGNLKSLVDLELSGNQLNGSIPTSLGNLTNLETLFLRDNHLSGYFPKEIGKLHKLVVLEIDTNQLFGSLPEGICQAGSLVRFTVSDNHLSGPIPKSLKNCKNLTRALFQGNQLTGNISEVVGDCPNLEYIDLSYNSFHGELSHNWGRYPRLQRLEMAGNNITGSIPEDFGISTDLTLLDLSSNHLVGEIPKKLGSVSSLWKLILNDNRLSGNIPPELGSLADLGYLDLSGNRLNGSIPEHLGDCLHLHYLNLSNNKLSHGIPVQMGKLSHLSKLDLSHNLLTGGIPPQIQGLESLEMLDLSHNNLSGFIPRAFEYMPALSYVDISYNQLQGPIPHSNAFRNATIEVLKGNKDLCGNVKGLQPCKYGSGVDQQPVKKSHKVVFIIIFPLLGALVLLFAFIGIFLIAERRERTPEIEEGEVQNDLFSISTFDGRTMYEEIIKATKDFDPMYCIGKGGHGSVYKAELPSSNIVAVKKLHPSDTEMADQKDFLNEIRALTEIKHRNIVKLLGFCSHPRHKFLVYEYLERGSLATILSREEAKKLGWATRVNIIKGVAHALAYMHHDCSPPIVHRDISSNNILLDSQYEAHISDFGTAKLLKVDSSNQSKLAGTFGYVAPEHAYTMKVTEKTDVYSFGVIALEVIKGRHPGDQILSLSVSPEKDNIALEDMLDPRLPPLTPQDEEEVIAIIKLATACLNANPQSRPTMQIVSQMLSQRK; encoded by the exons ATGGCATCCTCAACCTTACAGAAAATGCTCTCCCTTGTTTCCCTGCTCCTCTTGGTTATGTTGATTTCTTCAGACCATGTTTCTTCTTATTCTAATGAAGAAACACAAGCTCTTCTCAAATGGAAAGCTAGCCTTCAAAACCACGACCATTCTTCCCTCCTTTCGTGGACTCTTTATCCTAACAACTCCACCAATTCTTCTACCCACCTTGGAACGGCAACCAGTCCATGCAAATGGTATGGGATATCCTGCAACCATGCGGGAAGTGTCATCAAAATAAACCTCACAGAGTCGGGTTTAAATGGTACGCTCCAAGACTTCTCATTCTCATCTTTTCCCAATCTTGCATATGTTGATATCAGCATGAACAACCTCTCTGGTCCTATCCCACCCCAAATCGGTCTCCTCTCCGAGCTCAAATACCTTGATCTGTCCATCAACCAGTTCTCAGGAGGGATTCCGTCAGAAATTGGCCTATTAACTAATCTTGAGGTCCTGCACCTGGTTCAAAATCAGCTCAATGGTTCAATTCCTCATGAAATAGGTCAGTTGACATCTCTTTATGAGCTTGCTTTGTACACCAACCAACTGGAGGGTTCTATTCCTGCTTCTTTGGGTAATTTGAGCAACTTGGCCTCTTTGTATCTCTATGAAAATCAACTTTCGGGTTCCATTCCTCCAGAAATGGGAAATCTCACCAACCTTGTTGAGCTATACTCGGATACCAACAATCTCACAGGTCCCATCCCTTCCacttttggaaatttgaaacaTTTAACCGTGTTGTACTTGTTCAACAATAGCCTCTCTGGGCCTATCCCACCAGAAATAGGAAATTTGAAATCCCTGCAAGGTCTAAGCCTCTACGGAAACAATTTTTCAGGCCCAATCCCTGTGTCATTATGTGATCTGAGTGGCCTAACCCTCCTGCATCTCTATGCCAATCAACTTTCCGGTCCCATTCCTCAAGAAATAGGTAACTTGAAGTCTCTTGTTGATCTAGAACTTTCTGGAAACCAACTCAATGGTTCCATTCCTACTTCACTGGGTAATCTGACCAACTTAGAAACTTTATTCCTCCGTGATAACCATCTTTCTGGTTACTTTCCTAAAGAAATTGGGAAACTTCATAAGTTGGTTGTGCTAGAAATCGACACAAACCAGCTGTTTGGCTCTTTACCGGAAGGCATTTGCCAAGCTGGATCTCTGGTGCGCTTTACAGTGAGCGATAACCATCTCAGTGGTCCCATCCCCAAAAGCTTGAAAAATTGCAAAAACTTAACCAGAGCTCTGTTCCAGGGAAACCAACTCACTGGAAATATATCTGAGGTAGTTGGTGACTGTCCAAACCTGGAATACATCGATTTGAGCTACAATAGCTTTCATGGCGAACTCTCTCATAACTGGGGAAGGTACCCACGACTACAACGGCTGGAGATGGCTGGGAACAATATTACAGGGAGCATACCAGAAGATTTTGGAATCTCAACTGATCTAACCTTGCTTGATCTTTCTTCAAATCATTTGGTTGGGGAAATTCCAAAGAAGTTGGGAAGTGTATCGTCTCTGTGGAAGCTGATTTTGAATGATAACCGACTTTCCGGGAATATACCACCTGAACTTGGATCGCTTGCTGACCTTGGGTATCTAGACCTGTCAGGAAATAGATTGAATGGTTCAATACCAGAGCACTTGGGTGACTGCTTGCACTTGCATTACTTGAACCTGAGCAATAACAAACTCAGCCACGGAATTCCGGTTCAGATGGGTAAGCTGAGTCACCTCTCCAAGCTGGATCTGAGTCACAACTTGCTTACAGGTGGCATCCCGCCACAGATCCAAGGTTTGGAGAGTTTGGAGATGCTTGATCTCTCCCATAACAACCTTTCTGGTTTCATTCCAAGGGCTTTTGAGTACATGCCTGCCTTGTCGTATGTTGACATATCCTACAATCAGTTGCAGGGTCCCATTCCTCACAGCAATGCATTTCGAAATGCTACCATTGAGGTGCTAAAGGGGAACAAAGATTTGTGCGGCAATGTTaaagggttgcaaccttgcaaatATGGTTCTGGAGTAGACCAACAACCTGTCAAAAAGAGCCACAAAGTTGTGTTTATTATCATATTCCCTCTTTTGGGAGCACTTGTACTTCTTTTTGCTTTCATTGGGATTTTCTTGATTGctgaaagaagagagagaactCCAGAAATCGAAGAAGGTGAGGTACAGAATGATCTCTTTTCAATATCAACTTTTGATGGAAGAACAATGTATGAAGAGATTATAAAGGCCACCAAGGATTTTGATCCCATGTATTGCATAGGAAAGGGAGGCCATGGAAGTGTTTACAAAGCAGAGCTGCCATCAAGTAATATAGTAGCTGTGAAGAAGCTTCACCCATCCGACACAGAGATGGCAGATCAGAAGGATTTCTTAAATGAAATAAGGGCACTAACAGAAATCAAGCATCGAAACATAGTGAAACTTCTTGGTTTCTGTTCACATCCACGACACAAGTTTTTGGTCTACGAGTACCTTGAAAGAGGTAGCCTGGCTACAATCTTGAGCAGAGAAGAAGCTAAGAAATTGGGTTGGGCTACAAGGGTCAATATCATTAAAGGAGTAGCTCATGCTTTGGCTTACATGCACCATGATTGCTCACCCCCAATTGTTCATCGGGATATATCAAGCAACAATATTTTGCTGGATTCTCAGTATGAAGCTCATATTTCTGACTTCGGCACTGCCAAGCTTCTTAAGGTAGACTCATCAAATCAGAGTAAACTTGCAGGCACATTCGGATACGTTGCACCAG AGCATGCTTATACAATGAAGGTCACAGAAAAAACCGATGTCTATAGCTTTGGAGTGATAGCACTGGAAGTTATCAAAGGAAGACATCCTGGAGATCAGATCTTGTCTCTATCAGTTTCCCCAGAGAAGGATAACATAGCGTTGGAAGACATGTTGGACCCCCGACTCCCACCTCTCACACCCCAGGATGAGGAGGAAGTGATAGCTATCATAAAGCTTGCAACTGCATGCTTAAATGCCAACCCGCAATCCAGGCCAACCATGCAGATTGTTTCTCAGATGTTATCACAGAGAAAGTAG